The proteins below are encoded in one region of Mycobacterium pseudokansasii:
- a CDS encoding crotonase/enoyl-CoA hydratase family protein yields the protein MSTVLDIASNGPIRIWTINLPDVGNAITGKDFITEFETAVDDANADTSVCVVILTGTGKIFSAGGNVKEMANRDGMFGLDALDQRHAYIDGIQRVPRALTRLEVPLIGAINGPAIGAGCDLAMMCDIRVASERAWFAESFVQLGLIPGDGGTWFLQRTVGYERAAEMTFTGDRVDAATALQWGMVSHVVPHDELLTEAHALAERISKNPAHALRMAKRLLQESRTGSLESTLGLAAAMQPLAHRDPEHQHRIAKWKTR from the coding sequence ATGAGCACCGTCTTGGACATTGCCAGCAACGGACCGATCCGGATCTGGACGATCAACCTGCCCGACGTCGGCAACGCGATCACCGGCAAGGATTTCATCACCGAATTCGAGACCGCCGTCGACGACGCCAACGCCGACACCAGTGTCTGCGTGGTCATTCTGACCGGGACGGGCAAGATCTTCTCCGCGGGCGGCAACGTCAAGGAGATGGCCAACCGCGACGGGATGTTCGGGCTTGACGCACTCGACCAGCGGCACGCCTATATCGACGGCATCCAGCGGGTCCCACGGGCTTTGACCCGCCTCGAGGTTCCGTTGATCGGTGCGATCAACGGGCCGGCCATCGGCGCCGGCTGCGACCTGGCGATGATGTGCGACATCCGGGTCGCGTCGGAGCGCGCCTGGTTCGCCGAAAGCTTCGTCCAGCTCGGCCTGATCCCCGGCGACGGCGGCACCTGGTTTCTGCAGCGGACCGTCGGCTACGAACGCGCCGCGGAGATGACGTTCACCGGCGACCGCGTGGACGCCGCAACCGCCCTGCAGTGGGGCATGGTCAGCCACGTGGTGCCGCACGACGAACTGCTCACCGAGGCGCACGCGCTGGCCGAACGCATCAGCAAGAATCCGGCCCACGCGTTGCGGATGGCCAAGCGGCTGCTGCAGGAATCCCGGACCGGCTCACTCGAGTCGACGCTGGGACTGGCCGCGGCCATGCAACCGCTGGCGCATCGCGACCCCGAGCACCAGCACCGCATCGCCAAGTGGAAGACGCGCTGA
- a CDS encoding acyl-CoA dehydrogenase family protein, with protein MAPPRLVPPAVVDPSATDALRAEVRAFLADQLATGAFTPSVDAWLTQWDENFTAALAARGWLGMTVPVEYGGHGRSFVERFVVTEELLAAGAPVAAHWIADRQIVPSLLKYGTHEQKSYFLPRIVRGECFFGIGMSEPDSGSDLASVRTRAERVEDGWSLSGTKVWTSGAHLAHAFIVLARTAPVDPADRHAGLSQFIVDLRGPGVDIRPIVSMNGDHHFNEVILDAAFVPDDMVFGEIGNGWQQVTSELSFERSGPERFLSTFVLLASATESMAAQRLSHDANLGRLVARVAGLHQMSAAVAGALQRRERADVPAAVVKVLGTTAEGDIADFADRHAGGDSHHGGLVSQAVDQRPGFTLRGGTNEVLRGVIARGLGLR; from the coding sequence ATGGCACCGCCCAGGTTGGTGCCGCCCGCCGTCGTCGACCCCTCGGCGACCGACGCCTTGCGCGCCGAGGTTCGCGCGTTTCTCGCCGACCAGCTGGCCACCGGAGCGTTCACCCCCTCCGTCGATGCCTGGCTGACACAGTGGGACGAGAACTTCACCGCGGCGCTCGCGGCGCGCGGCTGGCTGGGCATGACGGTGCCGGTCGAATATGGCGGCCACGGACGCTCGTTTGTGGAGCGGTTCGTCGTCACCGAAGAACTCCTGGCAGCCGGTGCTCCGGTCGCTGCGCACTGGATCGCGGACCGCCAAATCGTGCCGTCGCTGCTGAAATACGGCACCCACGAGCAGAAGTCGTATTTCCTGCCGCGGATCGTGCGCGGCGAGTGCTTTTTCGGCATCGGCATGAGTGAACCGGACTCCGGCTCGGATTTGGCCAGTGTGCGCACCCGGGCCGAGCGCGTCGAGGATGGCTGGTCGTTGTCGGGTACCAAGGTCTGGACGTCGGGCGCCCACCTCGCGCACGCGTTCATCGTGCTCGCCCGCACCGCACCGGTCGATCCTGCCGATCGGCATGCCGGGCTCAGTCAGTTCATCGTCGACCTGCGCGGGCCCGGCGTCGATATCCGGCCGATCGTCTCGATGAACGGCGACCACCACTTCAACGAAGTCATCCTCGACGCGGCGTTCGTTCCCGACGACATGGTGTTCGGCGAAATCGGCAACGGTTGGCAGCAGGTGACCTCCGAGCTGAGCTTCGAGCGCAGCGGGCCCGAACGCTTCCTGTCGACCTTCGTGCTGCTGGCGTCGGCCACTGAAAGCATGGCAGCACAACGCCTTTCGCACGATGCTAACCTGGGCCGGCTGGTGGCGCGGGTGGCCGGTCTGCATCAGATGTCGGCCGCGGTGGCCGGGGCGCTGCAGCGCCGCGAACGGGCCGACGTCCCCGCGGCGGTGGTCAAGGTGCTCGGCACCACCGCCGAAGGCGACATCGCCGACTTCGCCGACCGGCACGCCGGTGGCGATTCGCACCACGGCGGGCTGGTGTCGCAGGCGGTCGACCAGCGTCCGGGTTTCACGCTGCGGGGCGGCACCAACGAGGTGTTGCGGGGCGTCATCGCGCGGGGGCTGGGGCTGCGATGA
- a CDS encoding acyl-CoA dehydrogenase family protein — MTTGVDPALAEMMDAVFAGYRDTHPGGVARDTELWTRLDDLGLVRLTGSEESGGSGAGWYEAAELLAAAVRHAVRIPLAEHDLLACWLLQANRMPADSAVRTVCLLDDRGVADDVPWASGAERIVVIWQAGSEYQVADLAAESLVITAGTNLIGEPRDTVSADPAVLRGVRIAAPVVATLSRKSALVRAIQVCAALDRSVQLSIEHATSRVQFGRPLSKFQAIQHLIADIAAEAALARAATEAALTAAVRSDWAAPNLDFLVAVARSCAGQACSVVVRNAHQVHGAMGTTREHRLHEYTRAALAWRSEFGSVHHWDEQVTRAALGAGAAGLWSLITG; from the coding sequence ATGACGACCGGAGTCGACCCCGCCCTGGCCGAGATGATGGACGCCGTCTTCGCCGGCTATCGTGACACCCATCCTGGGGGCGTGGCGCGTGACACCGAGCTGTGGACACGGCTCGATGATCTCGGCCTGGTGCGGCTGACCGGCTCCGAAGAGTCCGGCGGCAGCGGGGCCGGATGGTACGAAGCAGCCGAGCTGCTTGCCGCGGCGGTGCGCCATGCGGTGCGAATTCCGTTGGCCGAGCATGATTTGTTGGCCTGCTGGCTGTTGCAGGCCAACCGGATGCCCGCCGACAGCGCGGTGCGAACGGTGTGTCTGCTCGACGACCGGGGCGTGGCCGACGACGTGCCCTGGGCCAGCGGCGCCGAGCGGATCGTGGTGATCTGGCAAGCCGGCTCCGAATACCAGGTGGCCGACCTGGCGGCAGAATCGCTCGTTATCACCGCTGGTACCAACCTGATCGGTGAACCGCGCGACACGGTATCGGCGGATCCCGCCGTGCTGCGCGGGGTTCGGATCGCCGCGCCGGTGGTGGCGACGCTGTCGCGCAAGTCCGCACTGGTGCGGGCGATCCAGGTATGTGCGGCACTGGACCGGAGTGTGCAGCTGTCCATCGAGCATGCGACATCACGGGTCCAGTTCGGTCGACCGCTGTCGAAATTCCAGGCGATCCAGCACCTGATCGCCGACATCGCCGCCGAGGCCGCCCTCGCCCGAGCCGCCACGGAGGCCGCACTCACCGCGGCGGTGCGCAGCGACTGGGCGGCGCCGAACCTTGATTTCCTTGTCGCCGTGGCACGTTCGTGTGCGGGCCAGGCCTGTTCGGTCGTGGTGCGCAACGCCCATCAGGTCCATGGCGCGATGGGTACCACGCGTGAACACCGCCTGCACGAGTACACCCGCGCGGCACTGGCGTGGCGCTCGGAGTTCGGTTCGGTCCACCACTGGGACGAACAAGTCACCCGCGCGGCACTGGGAGCGGGGGCGGCCGGCCTCTGGAGCCTGATCACCGGGTGA
- a CDS encoding SDR family oxidoreductase, which yields MVIGASSGLGRCIGIGLAQRGDDVALLARRLERTQDAANEAGPGAIALKCDVTDEASCRSAIAAAAEALGGIDNLVYAPAISPLVRLVDTDADTWRRVFDTNVIGAAVATAAAVPHLAAASGKAVYLSSDTGGYTPPWPGLGAYGVSKAALERLVEAWRAEHPEIGFTCLIVGECAGGEGDARTGMNIGWDSDLARKAYPLWLSAGAMPGKLMPVEDLVNVVHTILCTHAATSMPVVVARGGSAAGGPVLDAGEG from the coding sequence GTGGTCATCGGCGCCTCGAGCGGCTTGGGGCGCTGCATCGGTATCGGACTTGCGCAGCGCGGCGACGACGTCGCGCTGCTCGCGCGGCGGCTCGAGCGCACCCAGGACGCTGCCAACGAAGCTGGCCCCGGTGCCATCGCCCTGAAATGCGACGTCACCGACGAGGCGTCGTGCCGATCGGCCATCGCCGCGGCCGCCGAGGCGCTCGGCGGAATCGACAACCTCGTCTACGCTCCGGCCATCAGCCCACTGGTCCGCTTGGTCGATACCGATGCCGACACCTGGCGGCGAGTCTTCGACACCAACGTCATTGGCGCGGCGGTGGCGACGGCGGCAGCGGTGCCACACTTGGCCGCCGCCTCGGGCAAGGCGGTCTACTTGTCCTCCGACACGGGCGGTTACACACCGCCGTGGCCCGGTCTCGGCGCGTACGGGGTCAGCAAGGCGGCCCTGGAGAGGCTGGTCGAGGCGTGGCGGGCCGAGCACCCCGAAATCGGGTTTACCTGCCTCATCGTGGGCGAGTGCGCCGGCGGCGAGGGCGATGCGCGGACCGGCATGAACATCGGCTGGGACAGCGATCTAGCCAGGAAGGCCTATCCACTGTGGCTGTCCGCAGGCGCCATGCCGGGCAAGTTGATGCCGGTCGAGGACCTGGTCAATGTGGTGCACACCATCCTGTGCACCCACGCGGCAACGTCGATGCCGGTCGTGGTTGCCAGGGGTGGATCGGCTGCCGGCGGACCGGTTCTCGACGCTGGTGAGGGTTAG
- the glgX gene encoding glycogen debranching protein GlgX, whose translation MTSAPFLAAPPTLEVWPGRAYPLGATYDGAGTNFALFSEVAEKVELCLFDADGIETRITMPEVDAFVWHAYLPTIEPGQRYGYRVHGPYDPRAGHRCNPSKLLLDPYSKAIDGIFDWNQSLFGYAFGDPESRNDDDSAASMPKAVVINPYFDWGTDRPPNHHYADTVIYEAHVKGLTQTHPDVPEHLRGTYAAVAHPAVIEHLTGIGVTAIELMPVHHFANDSTLVEKGLSNYWGYNTISFFAPDPKYSSATSAGGQVQEFKAMVRTLHEAGIEVILDVVYNHTAEGNHLGPTLSMRGIDNAAYYRLVDDDKRYYMDHTGTGNSLNVGHPHSLQLIMDSLRYWVTEMHVDGFRFDLAATLAREFYEVDRLATFFELVQQDPTVSQVKLIAEPWDVGPGGYQVGNFPPQWTEWNGKFRDTVRDFWRGEPATLDEFAYRLSGSADLYEHTARRPVASINFVTAHDGFTLRDLVSFNDKHNEANGEDNNDGESHNRSWNCGAEGPTDDPGVNELRARQQRNFLTTLLLSQGVPMICHGDELGRTQNGNNNGYCQDNEITWINWAQADAGLLDFTRAVSALRASHPVFRRRRFFSGKPVGRRGEDGLPDIAWFAADGSEMTDEDWGASFAKSIAVFLNGHGIPDRDLRGQRVLDDSFILCFNAHYEPIEFSLPPARFGEKWRTVIYTGARKLAPCDELPASARLTVDARSTVVLQAASESQSQSDIAGIAGR comes from the coding sequence ATGACCAGCGCCCCCTTCCTCGCCGCCCCGCCGACCCTCGAAGTCTGGCCTGGCCGGGCCTACCCGCTGGGCGCGACATACGACGGGGCTGGCACCAATTTCGCACTGTTCAGCGAGGTCGCCGAGAAGGTCGAGCTGTGCCTGTTCGACGCCGACGGCATCGAGACCCGGATCACCATGCCGGAGGTCGACGCCTTCGTCTGGCACGCCTACCTGCCGACCATCGAACCCGGCCAGCGCTACGGGTATCGGGTCCACGGTCCCTACGACCCCCGCGCCGGCCACCGGTGCAACCCGAGCAAATTGCTGCTGGACCCGTATTCCAAGGCCATCGACGGCATTTTCGACTGGAACCAATCGCTGTTCGGCTACGCCTTCGGTGACCCGGAGAGCCGCAACGACGACGACTCGGCGGCCAGTATGCCCAAGGCCGTGGTGATCAACCCCTACTTCGACTGGGGCACCGACCGCCCGCCCAACCACCACTACGCCGACACCGTCATCTACGAGGCTCACGTCAAAGGCCTGACGCAAACCCACCCGGACGTCCCGGAGCACCTACGCGGCACCTACGCCGCGGTGGCCCACCCGGCGGTCATCGAGCACCTCACCGGCATCGGTGTCACCGCCATCGAGCTGATGCCGGTGCACCACTTCGCCAACGACTCCACCCTGGTCGAGAAGGGGCTCTCGAATTACTGGGGCTACAACACCATCTCGTTCTTTGCGCCCGACCCGAAGTACTCCAGCGCCACGTCGGCAGGCGGCCAGGTGCAGGAGTTCAAGGCGATGGTGCGCACCCTGCACGAGGCGGGAATCGAGGTCATCCTCGACGTGGTCTACAACCACACCGCCGAGGGCAACCACCTGGGCCCGACGCTGTCCATGCGCGGAATCGACAACGCCGCCTACTACCGGCTGGTCGACGACGACAAGCGCTACTACATGGACCACACCGGCACGGGCAACAGCCTCAACGTCGGGCATCCGCACTCGCTGCAGCTGATCATGGATTCGTTGCGGTACTGGGTGACCGAGATGCACGTGGACGGCTTCCGGTTCGACCTGGCCGCGACGCTGGCCCGGGAGTTCTACGAAGTTGACCGGCTAGCAACGTTTTTCGAACTTGTGCAGCAGGATCCGACGGTCAGCCAGGTCAAACTCATCGCCGAGCCCTGGGATGTCGGGCCGGGCGGCTACCAGGTGGGCAATTTTCCGCCGCAATGGACGGAGTGGAACGGGAAGTTCCGCGACACCGTCCGCGACTTCTGGCGCGGTGAGCCCGCCACGCTCGACGAGTTCGCCTACCGGCTGTCCGGATCGGCCGATCTCTACGAGCACACCGCGCGCCGGCCGGTCGCCTCGATCAACTTCGTCACCGCCCACGACGGGTTCACGCTGCGCGACCTGGTGTCCTTCAACGACAAGCACAACGAGGCCAACGGCGAGGACAACAACGACGGCGAAAGCCACAACCGGTCATGGAACTGCGGCGCCGAGGGACCGACGGACGACCCGGGCGTTAACGAGTTGCGCGCCCGCCAGCAGCGCAACTTCCTCACCACCTTGCTGCTGTCCCAAGGCGTGCCGATGATCTGCCACGGTGACGAACTCGGACGCACCCAGAACGGGAACAACAACGGCTACTGCCAGGACAACGAAATCACCTGGATAAATTGGGCGCAAGCCGACGCCGGGCTGCTGGATTTCACCCGCGCGGTGTCGGCACTGCGCGCCAGCCACCCGGTGTTTCGCAGGCGCCGGTTTTTTTCCGGCAAGCCGGTGGGCCGTCGCGGCGAGGACGGTCTGCCCGACATCGCCTGGTTTGCCGCCGACGGATCGGAGATGACCGACGAGGACTGGGGCGCAAGCTTCGCGAAATCCATCGCGGTGTTCCTCAACGGCCACGGCATTCCCGACCGCGACCTACGGGGTCAGCGGGTGCTCGACGACTCGTTTATCCTGTGCTTCAACGCCCACTACGAGCCGATCGAATTCAGCTTGCCACCAGCAAGATTCGGCGAGAAGTGGCGCACCGTGATCTACACCGGTGCCCGAAAGCTGGCGCCCTGCGACGAATTGCCCGCCTCGGCAAGGCTCACCGTCGATGCGCGCAGCACGGTGGTGCTGCAAGCCGCCAGCGAATCGCAGAGCCAGTCCGATATCGCCGGCATTGCCGGTCGGTAG
- a CDS encoding alkane 1-monooxygenase: MGTTAIGAVIESPVERWRDRKRHLWLVGLVLPTALPVSVALAWVFGKLGWNAATPVLWWVGPLLLYVLLPILDLFFGPDGQNPPDEVMERLENDKYYRYCTYAFIPFQMVSLVLACYLWTADDLSWLGISGGLGLISKIGVTLTIGVVGGVGINTAHEMGHKRENLERWLSKITLAQTLYGHFYIEHNRGHHVRVATPEDPASARFAESFWMFLPRSMFGSLKSAWDLEKTRMQRINEPTWSLRNDVLNAWVMSIVLFGGLTAAFGWQVLPFLIIQAFYGASLLESVNYLEHYGLLRQRNASGRYERCAPMHSWNSDHIVTNIFLYHLQRHSDHHANPLRRYQTLRSMAGAPNLPSGYATLITLTYLPPLWRKVMDHRVIEHYGGDITKVNIDPRKRDKVLARYGTR, translated from the coding sequence ATGGGGACTACCGCAATAGGAGCAGTAATAGAGTCTCCGGTCGAACGATGGCGGGACCGCAAGCGACACCTGTGGCTGGTAGGACTCGTCCTGCCCACGGCGTTGCCGGTGAGCGTGGCGCTTGCCTGGGTGTTCGGCAAACTCGGCTGGAACGCCGCCACGCCGGTGTTGTGGTGGGTCGGGCCACTGTTGCTTTACGTGTTGTTGCCCATCCTGGACCTGTTCTTCGGCCCCGACGGCCAAAACCCGCCCGACGAGGTGATGGAGCGACTCGAGAACGACAAGTACTACCGTTACTGCACTTACGCGTTCATTCCCTTCCAGATGGTCAGCCTGGTGCTGGCGTGCTACCTGTGGACGGCCGACGACCTGAGCTGGCTCGGGATCAGCGGCGGCCTGGGCCTGATCTCCAAGATCGGCGTGACGCTGACCATCGGCGTCGTCGGCGGAGTAGGCATCAACACCGCCCACGAGATGGGGCACAAGCGCGAGAACCTCGAGCGATGGCTGTCCAAGATCACCCTCGCCCAGACGCTGTACGGACACTTCTACATCGAGCACAACCGCGGCCATCATGTGCGGGTGGCCACCCCGGAGGATCCGGCCAGCGCGCGATTCGCGGAAAGCTTTTGGATGTTCCTGCCGCGCAGCATGTTCGGCTCACTCAAGTCGGCCTGGGATCTGGAAAAGACCCGCATGCAGCGGATCAACGAGCCCACCTGGAGCCTGCGCAACGACGTGCTGAACGCCTGGGTCATGTCGATCGTCCTGTTCGGCGGGCTGACCGCCGCCTTCGGGTGGCAGGTGCTGCCGTTCCTGATCATCCAGGCGTTCTACGGCGCGTCGCTGCTGGAATCGGTCAACTACCTCGAACATTACGGTCTACTGCGGCAACGAAACGCTTCCGGACGCTACGAACGATGCGCGCCGATGCACAGCTGGAACTCCGATCACATCGTCACCAACATCTTTCTCTACCACCTGCAGCGGCACAGCGATCATCACGCCAATCCCCTGCGCCGCTATCAGACGCTGCGCAGCATGGCCGGTGCCCCCAACCTGCCCAGCGGGTACGCCACCCTGATCACTCTGACCTATCTTCCCCCGCTGTGGCGAAAGGTGATGGACCACCGCGTAATCGAGCACTACGGCGGTGACATCACCAAGGTGAACATCGATCCGCGCAAGCGCGACAAAGTCCTGGCCCGCTACGGAACCCGGTGA
- a CDS encoding TetR/AcrR family transcriptional regulator, which yields MVDTEPSRNRNPYQSTALSLMHNGVLDALHGLLLQRKWSSITMADVASAAGVSRGTIYNEFQSRRGLARSYALRLTDTIVTGMRTAIDEHHGDGYGAMRTVFRDFFDRVDHDPLVQVLRTEDAPNDILRLITVESQFLVDHASSQLSRTFQHSWVNADEYDATVMGQAVVRAALSFLALPPADADEAARGMARLLTPFVESIGG from the coding sequence ATGGTCGACACCGAGCCGTCGCGAAACCGCAACCCGTATCAGAGCACCGCTTTGAGCCTGATGCACAACGGGGTGCTCGACGCGCTGCACGGCTTGCTGCTCCAGCGGAAGTGGTCGTCGATCACGATGGCCGACGTGGCATCGGCGGCCGGCGTCAGCAGGGGCACCATCTACAACGAGTTCCAGTCACGACGCGGCCTGGCGCGTAGCTATGCCCTTCGACTGACGGACACCATCGTCACCGGCATGCGAACGGCCATCGACGAACACCACGGCGACGGCTACGGTGCCATGCGGACGGTCTTTCGCGACTTCTTCGACCGCGTCGACCACGATCCCCTTGTGCAGGTGTTGCGAACCGAGGATGCTCCCAACGACATTCTCCGGTTGATCACGGTCGAGAGCCAGTTCCTGGTCGACCATGCCTCGAGCCAGCTGTCGCGGACCTTCCAACACAGCTGGGTTAACGCCGACGAATACGACGCGACAGTGATGGGGCAGGCTGTGGTCCGGGCCGCACTGAGCTTTCTCGCGCTGCCCCCGGCCGACGCCGACGAAGCCGCGAGGGGCATGGCGCGTCTGCTCACGCCGTTCGTCGAATCGATCGGTGGCTAA
- a CDS encoding aldo/keto reductase: MKYLDVDGIGKVSRIGLGTWQFGSREWGYGDRYASGAARDIVQRALELGVTLFDTAEVYGFGRSERILGEALGDQRDKVAVASKILPIAPFPAVIKQRAQASARRLQLDRIPLYQVHQPNPVVPDSVIMPGMRELLDGGKIGAAGVSNYSLARWRKADAALGRPVISNQVHFSLAHPGALDDLVPFAERENRVVIAYSPLAQGLLGGKYGVDNRPGGVRAVNQLFSSENLRRIEPLLQTLRDVAAEVDAKPAQVALAWLISLPGVVAIPGASSVEQLEFNVAAADLELSAESREALTKAAKAFRPTSMRQFLTDTVREKLRR, encoded by the coding sequence ATGAAATATCTCGACGTCGACGGAATAGGAAAAGTCAGCCGCATCGGGCTGGGCACCTGGCAGTTCGGTTCCCGCGAATGGGGATACGGGGACCGTTACGCCTCCGGCGCGGCCCGCGACATCGTGCAGCGCGCCCTCGAGCTGGGTGTCACGCTGTTCGACACCGCCGAGGTCTACGGCTTCGGCAGAAGCGAACGGATCCTCGGCGAGGCACTCGGCGACCAGCGCGACAAGGTCGCGGTGGCCAGCAAGATCTTGCCGATCGCTCCGTTTCCCGCCGTCATCAAGCAGCGCGCGCAGGCCAGCGCCCGGCGGCTGCAGCTCGACCGCATCCCGCTCTACCAGGTTCACCAGCCCAATCCGGTGGTCCCCGATTCGGTGATCATGCCCGGAATGCGCGAGCTTCTCGACGGAGGCAAGATCGGCGCGGCCGGTGTGTCCAACTACTCGCTGGCCCGATGGCGAAAGGCCGACGCCGCGCTCGGCCGCCCGGTCATCAGCAACCAGGTGCATTTCTCCCTGGCGCACCCGGGCGCGCTCGACGACCTGGTTCCGTTCGCCGAGCGGGAGAACCGCGTCGTCATCGCCTACAGCCCGCTGGCACAGGGCCTGCTGGGCGGCAAGTACGGCGTGGACAACCGGCCGGGCGGCGTGCGTGCCGTCAACCAACTGTTCAGCAGCGAGAATCTGCGCCGGATCGAGCCGCTGCTGCAGACGCTTCGCGATGTTGCCGCAGAGGTCGACGCCAAGCCGGCCCAGGTGGCGCTGGCGTGGCTGATCAGCCTGCCGGGAGTGGTCGCGATCCCCGGGGCATCCAGCGTCGAACAGCTCGAGTTCAACGTCGCCGCAGCCGATCTCGAGCTCAGCGCGGAATCCCGTGAGGCACTCACCAAGGCGGCCAAGGCATTTCGTCCAACGTCGATGAGGCAGTTCCTCACCGACACGGTCCGTGAGAAGCTCCGCCGATAA
- the htpG gene encoding molecular chaperone HtpG: MNAHVEQLEFQAEARQLLDLMVHSVYSNKDSFLRELISNASDALDKLRIEALRNKDLDPNTIDTSDLHIQLEVDKGARTLTVRDNGIGMTRAEVVDLIGTLAKSGTAELRQQLREAKNLKNDAASEELIGQFGIGFYSSFMVADKVELLTRKAGESEATRWESSGDGTYTIESVDASTAGVGQGTSVTLHLKPEDAENDLFDYTSEWKIRSLVKKYSDFIAWPIRMEVEKRTPPAPDDEGGEETVSVETETLNSMKALWARPKEEVSAEEYQEFYKHIAHAWDDPLEVIAMKAEGTFEYQALLFIPKHAPFDLFNRDASFGIQLYVKRVFIMGDCDQLMPEYLRFVKGVVDAQDMSLNVSRELLQQDRQIKAIRRRLTKKVLATIKDLQGERPEDYRTFWTQFGKVVKEGLLSDFDNRETLLQISSFASTHSEEEATTLAEYVSRMKEGQEQIFYATGESRQQILRSPHLEAFQAKGYEVLLLTDPVDEVWVGVVSEFDGKPLQSVAKGEVDLDSAEDQSEAEREEQQKEFADLLTWLKETLSEHVKEVRLSTRLTESPACLITDAFGITPALARIYRASGQEVPVGKRILELNPNHPLVTGLRQAHQDRSDDPSLPETAELLYGTALLAEGGTPEDPARFAELLAGRLTRTI, encoded by the coding sequence ATGAACGCACATGTCGAGCAGCTGGAGTTTCAGGCGGAGGCCCGGCAACTGCTGGATCTGATGGTCCATTCGGTGTACTCCAACAAGGATTCATTCCTGCGAGAGTTGATCTCGAATGCTTCCGATGCGCTGGACAAGCTGCGGATCGAAGCCCTGCGCAACAAGGATCTCGACCCCAACACCATTGACACCTCCGATCTGCACATCCAGCTCGAGGTGGACAAAGGTGCAAGAACTCTGACCGTTCGCGACAACGGCATCGGTATGACGCGCGCCGAGGTCGTGGACCTGATCGGGACGCTTGCCAAGTCGGGCACCGCCGAGCTCCGACAGCAACTCAGGGAGGCCAAGAACCTCAAGAACGACGCCGCCTCCGAGGAACTGATCGGTCAATTCGGCATCGGCTTCTACTCGTCCTTCATGGTGGCCGACAAAGTCGAGCTGCTGACCCGCAAGGCCGGCGAGAGCGAAGCCACCCGGTGGGAATCCAGCGGCGACGGCACTTACACCATCGAATCCGTCGACGCATCAACTGCCGGGGTTGGGCAGGGAACGTCGGTCACGCTGCACCTCAAGCCCGAAGACGCCGAGAACGACCTGTTCGACTACACCTCGGAGTGGAAGATCAGGAGCCTGGTCAAGAAGTACTCCGACTTCATCGCCTGGCCCATCCGGATGGAGGTCGAGAAGCGCACCCCACCCGCCCCCGACGACGAAGGTGGCGAAGAGACGGTCAGCGTCGAAACCGAGACCCTCAACTCCATGAAGGCGCTATGGGCCAGGCCCAAAGAAGAGGTCTCCGCCGAGGAGTACCAGGAGTTCTACAAGCACATCGCACACGCCTGGGACGACCCGCTCGAAGTCATCGCGATGAAGGCCGAGGGTACCTTCGAATATCAAGCCCTGCTGTTCATCCCCAAGCACGCCCCGTTCGACCTGTTCAACCGGGATGCCAGCTTCGGAATCCAGCTCTACGTCAAGCGCGTGTTCATCATGGGCGACTGCGACCAGCTCATGCCCGAATACCTGCGCTTCGTCAAGGGTGTGGTCGACGCACAGGACATGTCGCTCAACGTGTCCAGGGAACTCCTGCAGCAGGATCGCCAGATCAAGGCCATCCGTCGCCGCCTGACCAAGAAGGTCCTGGCCACCATCAAGGACCTGCAGGGCGAGCGCCCGGAGGACTATCGCACCTTCTGGACCCAATTCGGCAAGGTCGTCAAGGAGGGCCTGCTGTCGGACTTCGACAACCGGGAAACCCTGCTGCAGATTTCGTCCTTCGCCTCGACTCACAGCGAGGAGGAGGCCACCACGCTGGCCGAGTACGTGTCGCGCATGAAGGAGGGCCAGGAGCAGATCTTCTACGCCACCGGGGAGTCGCGTCAGCAGATCCTGAGGTCCCCGCATCTCGAGGCGTTCCAAGCCAAGGGCTACGAGGTGCTGCTGCTCACCGACCCGGTCGACGAAGTGTGGGTCGGGGTGGTCAGCGAGTTCGACGGCAAGCCGCTGCAGTCGGTCGCCAAAGGCGAGGTGGACCTCGACTCGGCGGAGGACCAGAGCGAGGCGGAGCGCGAGGAGCAGCAGAAGGAGTTCGCCGACCTGCTCACCTGGCTGAAGGAGACCTTGAGCGAGCACGTCAAGGAAGTGCGGTTGTCGACACGGCTGACCGAGTCGCCGGCCTGCCTGATCACCGACGCCTTCGGGATCACCCCGGCGCTGGCCCGCATCTACCGGGCTTCGGGGCAGGAAGTGCCGGTCGGCAAGCGGATCTTGGAACTCAACCCCAATCACCCGCTGGTGACCGGCTTGCGTCAAGCGCACCAAGACCGCAGTGACGATCCCTCCTTACCGGAGACTGCGGAATTACTCTACGGCACAGCGCTTTTGGCCGAAGGCGGGACACCAGAGGATCCGGCGCGGTTTGCGGAGCTGCTGGCCGGCCGGCTGACCCGCACGATTTAG